From the Primulina tabacum isolate GXHZ01 chromosome 3, ASM2559414v2, whole genome shotgun sequence genome, one window contains:
- the LOC142539779 gene encoding uncharacterized protein LOC142539779, whose amino-acid sequence MGKKRKSDATRLDEVDRSMYSTFCSAASCLSQLYTQTMHQQRLSFQAGERHALGKLYDWILRQQQDGVRVMTGDILAYMQNELDYGTEEPPPSPRPTLQHQQPSQTAAIHSAHHGFPVSSNALATATAGQGMRLGNSDQSKNAIFSNALSSPAHRNLQQYDGAHNVNNAAIQNNEIGCNQSRDPNPHPQSSNESSMDMHADSPGHDSTY is encoded by the exons ATGGGAAAGAAGAGGAAATCCGACGCGACGAGGCTAGATGAAGTGGATCGGAGCATGTACTCCACCTTTTGTAGTGCTGCTAGCTGTCTTTCGCAGCTGTATACCCAGACTATGCACCAACAGCGACTGTCGTTCCAGGCAGGTGAACGTCACGCGCTG GGAAAGCTTTATGATTGGATTTTGAGACAGCAACAAGATGGGGTGAGGGTGATGACTGGTGACATACTTGCATATATGCAG AACGAGTTGGATTACGGGACAGAGGAACCTCCACCATCCCCAAGGCCGACGTTGCAGCACCAACAACCATCCCAAACTGCTGCAATTCACTCAGCTCACCACGGGTTCCCTGTATCTTCTAATGCACTTGCGACTGCAACAGCTGGGCAAGGCATGCGTTTAGGGAACTCCGACCAAAGCAAGAACGCCATCTTCTCCAATGCACTATCTAGTCCTGCTCACAGGAATCTCCAGCAATATGATGGTGCTCACAATGTGAATAATGCTGCCATACAGAACAATGAGATTGGCTGCAACCAATCCAGAGATCCGAATCCCCATCCCCAGAGTTCCAACGAGTCTTCGATGGACATGCATGCTGATAGCCCTGGCCATGATTCTACTTACTGA